In Chlorogloeopsis sp. ULAP01, the genomic window GGGCCAACTAATCCCCCACAACCGATACCCAGTCCTGTTCCTGAACCCATACCAGGGCCTGTTCCTGAACCAGTTCCCGGTACTATTCCTCAAACAGTTCCAGCACCAATTCCCCAAACAATTCCCAATCCTGTGTGATATCCTCCCGGCGCTTATCCACTGCTGAACCCCCAAAAGCTAAAATGAATTTCGTCTAGTTTGCACTCAAAATCCAAAATTAAAAATGCTAAGAGCCGGGATTGTCGGACTTCCCAACGTTGGAAAATCTACGTTATTCAACGCCTTGGTTGCTAATGCTAAAGCAGAGGCTGCTAACTTTCCTTTTTGTACGATTGAACCGA contains:
- a CDS encoding gamma-aminobutyric acid A receptor, epsilon-like protein → MIYPTPDPLPNEPQIPDPEPTLPRPEPTPGPTNPPQPIPSPVPEPIPGPVPEPVPGTIPQTVPAPIPQTIPNPV